In Mercenaria mercenaria strain notata chromosome 13, MADL_Memer_1, whole genome shotgun sequence, a single window of DNA contains:
- the LOC123528442 gene encoding uncharacterized protein LOC123528442, whose protein sequence is MPSKKERLEMLARVWSTPTPFDIDFFDKGNEVVIVSSYRDIVPWWMNIFKVMYPNDTFREKEEIIKISVGPKVTLKLNKRSGTLKVCGKEHLLWMTDEFPNVLETGNDEVEELADASDTSVTRFLQLDKNVEEVQDLIDMIPEGGGIMMHDFIMKMWKSLIDDWLGCGATVYVVTPRIDEERLFQMFLLMIRNKGTGFHITLVTPSKSPDGVKFIKVLNTARRMMKKTRTPRTQKRLVSDIKMHWAMTNLSMHHENFSTNFIAGFKDEEAEVLSTTAHFHKAHFHTNQRDNVSYNKISTDELRRNYLFPLGLSPVNY, encoded by the exons ATGCCGTCGAAAAAAGAGAGGCTTGAAATGCTGGCCCGGGTATGGAGTACCCCCACCCCCTTTGATATAGATTTCTTTGACAAAGGAAATGAGGTTGTGATAGTGTCTTCATACCGAGATATTGTGCCATGGTGGATGAACATTTTCAAAGTGATGTATCCAAATGATACATTTAGAGAAAAGGAAGAGATCATAAAGATCAGTGTTGGACCGAAAGTGACGCTAAAACTTAACAAGAGGTCGGGAACTTTGAAAGTGTGTGGGAAAGAACATCTGTTATGGATGACAGATGAATTTCCAAATGTTCTAGAGACAGGAAATGATGAGGTGGAGGAACTTGCAGATGCATCGGACACATCAGTCACCAGATTCTTGCAGCTCGACAAAAATGTTGAAGAG GTACAAGACTTGATAGATATGATACCTGAGGGTGGCGGAATAATGATGCATGACTTTATTATGAAGATGTGGAAAAGCTTGATCGATGATTGGCTGGGATGCGGGGCCACAGTATATGTTGTCACCCCGAGGATAGATGAGGAGCGATTGTTTCAAATGTTCCTTCTTATGATCCGGAACAAGGGAACAGGGTTTCATATCACCCTGGTTACACCAAGCAAATCCCCTGATGGTGTAAAGTTCATCAAAGTGTTAAATACGGCAAGGCGTATGATGAAAAAGACGCGCACTCCAAGAACACAGAAGCGTCTTGTCTCAGACATTAAAATGCATTGGGCAATGACAAATTTGAGTATGCACCATGAAAACTTTTCCACAAATTTCATCGCTGGTTTCAAAGATGAAGAAGCTGAAGTTCTCAGCACAACTGCACATTTTCACAAAGCTCATTTTCATACAAACCAAAGGGACAATGTGAGTTACAATAAAATCAGTACAGATGAACTTAGACGGAACTACTTGTTCCCACTAGGACTAAGTCCAGTCAACTATTGA